One genomic segment of Arthrobacter sp. zg-Y1110 includes these proteins:
- a CDS encoding ABC transporter permease, whose translation MSESTTAALQPPPSGGTAAVPRSNPLGKFLGGSAGRNIGLIIALALLFIVGAVTSGERFLNLDNMLTILRYASIFGVIAIGATFVITAGGIDLSVGSVMGLTTVLATLTSVQLAATNSSWMLMVVVALAVGVGTGLINGVIIAYGNVVAFIATLAMLVAARGVAELISGRSTQIVTNRDFLSVMRSNFLGVPLLIWIFLLVAVAGWFLLNRTTFGRRTVAIGGNLEAARLAGIKVKRHIVLLYVLSGLTAGIAGIMMMGRTTAGTSTHGLLYELEVIAAVVVGGTLLIGGRGTIVGTVLGVLLFSTLINVFTQNNLDTSVQAVARGAIIVVAVLLQQRFAVRGTGRRKGAL comes from the coding sequence GTGAGCGAATCAACGACGGCGGCGCTGCAGCCGCCTCCCAGCGGCGGGACGGCGGCGGTGCCCCGCAGCAATCCGCTGGGGAAGTTCCTGGGCGGATCCGCGGGCCGCAACATCGGCCTGATCATTGCCCTGGCGCTGCTGTTTATTGTCGGGGCGGTCACCAGCGGCGAGCGCTTTCTGAACCTGGACAACATGCTGACCATCCTGCGGTACGCGTCGATCTTCGGGGTGATCGCCATCGGGGCAACCTTTGTGATTACCGCCGGCGGCATCGACCTCTCGGTGGGTTCGGTGATGGGCCTGACCACGGTGCTGGCCACCCTCACCTCAGTGCAGCTGGCCGCCACGAACAGCAGCTGGATGCTGATGGTGGTGGTGGCGCTGGCGGTCGGTGTGGGGACTGGGCTGATCAACGGGGTGATCATCGCGTACGGGAACGTGGTGGCGTTTATTGCCACCCTCGCAATGCTGGTGGCCGCGCGCGGCGTGGCGGAGCTGATCTCCGGCCGCAGCACGCAGATTGTCACCAACCGGGATTTCCTCTCCGTGATGCGCTCGAACTTCCTGGGCGTGCCGCTGCTGATCTGGATCTTCCTGCTGGTGGCCGTCGCGGGCTGGTTCCTGCTCAACCGCACCACCTTCGGGCGCCGGACCGTGGCGATCGGCGGGAACCTGGAAGCCGCGCGGCTGGCAGGCATCAAGGTCAAGCGGCACATTGTCCTGCTGTACGTCCTCTCCGGCCTCACCGCCGGCATCGCCGGAATCATGATGATGGGCCGCACCACCGCCGGCACCTCCACCCACGGGCTGCTGTACGAGCTGGAAGTGATTGCCGCCGTCGTCGTCGGCGGAACCCTGCTGATCGGCGGGCGCGGCACCATTGTGGGCACCGTGCTGGGCGTGCTGCTGTTCAGCACCCTCATCAACGTCTTCACGCAGAACAACCTGGACACCTCGGTGCAGGCCGTGGCCCGCGGCGCGATCATTGTGGTGGCCGTGCTGCTGCAGCAGCGGTTCGCCGTGCGGGGGACCGGCCGAAGGAAGGGGGCGTTATGA
- a CDS encoding substrate-binding domain-containing protein, whose protein sequence is MHAPRMRGKIITAAAFFAAGGLALTGCTAGEDTNAEPTNNSVEGNQSEGETVVIGFSGPAADHGWLGAINSAATAEAEKYPDIDLRVAEGTNDANLQISQVEQFINDQVDAIVLLPTDGAALTDVAIRAMEAGIPVINVDREFSSPFAARATVLGDNYGMGVSAGTYICEQVGDQPDAVVAEIAGIDALPLTQDRSEGFKDALAGCGLEVNNRVSADFTVQGGEAATSQLLAAAPEIDALWNHDDDQGIGVLAAIDAAGRDEFIMVGGAGSANAMREIESGDSVLQATIIYPHTQAADGIRLARLLAQDKAMSDLVEIEVPNRVVLNAPVVTSENVEEYLPTAFES, encoded by the coding sequence ATGCACGCACCACGCATGCGCGGGAAGATCATCACCGCAGCGGCCTTCTTCGCCGCCGGCGGGCTTGCCCTCACCGGCTGCACTGCAGGCGAGGACACCAATGCCGAACCGACCAACAACTCCGTGGAAGGCAACCAGTCCGAGGGCGAGACCGTCGTCATCGGATTCTCCGGACCGGCCGCGGACCACGGCTGGCTGGGCGCCATCAACTCCGCCGCCACCGCCGAAGCCGAGAAATACCCGGACATCGACCTGCGGGTGGCCGAAGGAACCAATGACGCGAACCTGCAGATCAGCCAGGTGGAACAGTTCATCAATGACCAGGTGGACGCCATTGTCCTGCTGCCCACCGACGGCGCTGCACTCACCGACGTCGCCATCCGCGCCATGGAGGCGGGAATCCCCGTGATCAACGTGGACCGCGAGTTCTCCAGCCCCTTCGCCGCCCGGGCCACCGTCCTCGGCGACAACTACGGCATGGGGGTCAGCGCCGGCACCTACATCTGCGAGCAGGTGGGCGACCAGCCCGACGCCGTGGTGGCCGAGATTGCCGGCATCGACGCCCTGCCGCTCACCCAGGACCGCAGCGAAGGCTTCAAGGACGCCCTCGCCGGCTGCGGGCTCGAGGTCAACAACCGGGTGTCCGCGGACTTCACCGTCCAAGGCGGCGAGGCCGCAACGTCCCAGCTGCTCGCCGCCGCACCGGAAATCGACGCGCTGTGGAACCACGACGACGATCAGGGCATCGGCGTCCTGGCCGCCATCGACGCCGCCGGACGCGACGAGTTCATCATGGTGGGCGGCGCCGGCTCCGCAAATGCCATGCGGGAAATCGAGTCCGGGGACAGCGTCCTGCAGGCGACCATCATCTATCCGCACACCCAGGCCGCGGACGGCATCCGGCTCGCCCGGCTGCTGGCACAGGACAAGGCCATGAGCGACCTGGTCGAGATCGAGGTGCCCAACCGCGTGGTGCTCAACGCCCCGGTGGTCACCAGCGAAAACGTCGAGGAATACCTGCCCACCGCCTTCGAGTCCTGA
- a CDS encoding sugar phosphate isomerase/epimerase encodes MSRPVTLFTGQWADLPLEEVARLASGWGYDGLEIACWGDHLDPWRWDDEEYVQSRRDILEKYRLKVFAISNHLKGQAVCDDPIDQRHRDMVSDAVWGDGDPEGVRRRAAEEMKHTARLAAALGVDTVIGFTGSSIWKYVAMFPPVSAEAIDAGYQDFADRWNPILDVFDEVGVRFAHEVHPSEIAYDYWTTQRAMEAIGHRPAFGLNWDPSHFVWQDLDPVAFLWDFQDRIYHVDCKDTKKRMTNGRNGRLGSHLPWADPRRGWDFVSTGHGDVPWEDAFRMLNSIGYDGPISVEWEDAGMDRLVGAPEALAFVRSLAMDPPAAAFDAAFSSR; translated from the coding sequence ATGTCCCGACCAGTCACTCTGTTTACCGGCCAGTGGGCCGACCTGCCCCTTGAAGAAGTGGCCCGGCTTGCCTCCGGCTGGGGGTACGACGGGTTGGAAATCGCCTGCTGGGGCGACCATCTGGACCCCTGGCGGTGGGATGACGAGGAGTACGTGCAGAGCCGCCGCGACATCCTGGAGAAGTACCGCCTGAAGGTGTTCGCCATTTCCAACCACCTCAAGGGGCAGGCGGTCTGCGACGATCCGATCGATCAGCGGCACCGCGATATGGTGTCCGACGCCGTCTGGGGCGACGGCGATCCGGAGGGGGTCCGGCGCCGGGCCGCCGAGGAAATGAAGCACACCGCCCGGCTCGCCGCGGCCCTCGGGGTGGACACCGTGATCGGTTTTACCGGCTCGTCCATCTGGAAATACGTGGCCATGTTTCCGCCGGTCTCGGCGGAGGCGATCGACGCCGGGTACCAGGACTTTGCCGACCGGTGGAATCCGATCCTCGACGTCTTTGACGAGGTGGGCGTGCGCTTTGCCCACGAGGTTCATCCCAGCGAAATTGCCTACGACTACTGGACGACGCAGCGGGCGATGGAGGCCATCGGGCACCGGCCCGCGTTCGGCCTGAACTGGGACCCCAGCCACTTTGTCTGGCAGGACCTGGACCCGGTGGCTTTCCTCTGGGATTTTCAGGACCGGATCTACCACGTCGACTGCAAGGACACGAAGAAGCGGATGACCAACGGCCGCAACGGCCGGCTCGGCTCGCACCTGCCCTGGGCCGATCCGCGGCGCGGCTGGGACTTCGTATCCACCGGCCACGGGGACGTGCCGTGGGAGGACGCCTTCCGGATGCTCAACAGCATCGGCTACGACGGCCCGATCTCGGTGGAATGGGAAGACGCCGGAATGGACCGGCTGGTCGGAGCACCGGAGGCACTGGCCTTCGTCCGTTCACTGGCAATGGATCCGCCCGCTGCGGCGTTCGACGCGGCGTTTTCGTCGAGGTAG
- the mmsA gene encoding multiple monosaccharide ABC transporter ATP-binding protein, which yields MTDVILSMDGIVKEFNGIRALDEVSVSVERGEVHAICGENGAGKSTLMKVLSGVYPHNSFAGTITLDGKPVSYNSINDSERDGIVIIHQELALSPFLSIAENIFLGNEVARGGVIDWNQTNLQAAALLKRVGLDENPATKILELGVGKQQLVEIAKALSKEVKILILDEPTAALNDDDSAHLLGLIDQLRGQGITSIIISHKLKEIRSIADTVTVIRDGRTIVDFPVEDTDEIETRIIRAMVGRPLDHQFPPREPDIGEEKFRVEGWTVHHPADPGRVVVKDASFHVRAGEIVGFAGLMGAGRTELAMSIFGRSYGTGISGRVYKDGVEIGTRTVGEAIRNGLAYVSEDRKRYGLNLIGSVTVNVSAAALGKLARLGVIDRHREYAVADEYRQRMNIRTPSVTSTVGNLSGGNQQKVVLSKWIYSGPDVLILDEPTRGIDVGAKYEIYGIINEMAAQGKAVIVISSELPELIGLCDRIYTIAEGRLTAEVDRADATQEELMRHMTAARTQGVQVQ from the coding sequence ATGACTGACGTCATCCTGTCCATGGACGGCATAGTGAAGGAGTTCAACGGCATCCGCGCCCTCGACGAGGTCTCGGTAAGTGTTGAACGCGGCGAAGTGCACGCGATCTGCGGCGAAAACGGCGCCGGCAAATCCACCCTGATGAAGGTGCTCAGCGGGGTCTATCCGCACAACAGCTTTGCCGGGACAATCACCCTCGACGGCAAGCCCGTCAGCTACAACTCGATCAACGACAGCGAGCGCGACGGCATCGTGATCATCCACCAGGAACTGGCCCTGAGCCCGTTCCTGTCCATCGCCGAGAACATTTTCCTCGGCAACGAGGTGGCCCGCGGCGGGGTGATCGACTGGAACCAGACCAACCTGCAGGCCGCGGCACTGCTGAAACGCGTGGGACTGGATGAAAACCCGGCCACGAAGATCCTTGAACTCGGCGTGGGCAAACAGCAGCTGGTGGAGATTGCCAAGGCACTGTCCAAAGAAGTGAAGATCCTGATCCTCGACGAGCCCACCGCAGCGCTGAACGACGACGACTCCGCCCACCTGCTGGGCCTGATCGACCAGCTGCGCGGCCAGGGGATCACCTCGATCATCATTTCCCACAAACTCAAGGAAATCCGCTCGATTGCCGATACGGTCACGGTGATCCGCGACGGGCGCACAATTGTTGATTTTCCGGTGGAGGACACCGACGAGATTGAAACCCGGATCATCCGTGCCATGGTTGGCCGGCCGCTGGACCACCAGTTCCCGCCCCGCGAACCGGACATCGGCGAGGAGAAGTTCCGGGTGGAGGGCTGGACGGTGCATCACCCGGCGGATCCGGGCCGCGTAGTGGTGAAGGATGCGTCGTTCCACGTCCGGGCCGGGGAGATTGTCGGGTTCGCCGGCCTGATGGGTGCCGGCCGCACGGAGCTGGCCATGAGCATCTTCGGCCGCTCGTACGGCACCGGGATCTCCGGGCGGGTCTACAAGGACGGCGTCGAAATCGGCACCCGTACCGTGGGCGAGGCCATCCGCAACGGCCTTGCCTACGTCAGCGAGGACCGCAAGCGCTACGGCCTGAACCTCATCGGCAGCGTGACCGTCAACGTCTCTGCCGCCGCGCTGGGGAAGCTGGCCCGGCTGGGCGTGATTGACCGGCACCGGGAATACGCCGTGGCGGACGAGTACCGGCAGCGGATGAACATCCGCACCCCCAGCGTCACCTCGACCGTCGGCAACCTCTCGGGCGGAAACCAGCAGAAAGTAGTCCTCAGCAAGTGGATCTACTCCGGCCCGGACGTGCTGATCCTTGACGAACCCACCCGCGGGATCGACGTCGGCGCCAAGTACGAAATTTACGGAATCATCAACGAGATGGCGGCCCAGGGCAAAGCCGTAATCGTCATCTCCAGCGAACTGCCCGAACTGATCGGGCTCTGCGACCGCATCTACACCATCGCCGAGGGCCGACTCACTGCCGAAGTGGACCGTGCCGACGCCACCCAGGAAGAACTGATGCGCCACATGACCGCTGCCAGGACCCAAGGAGTACAAGTCCAGTGA
- a CDS encoding Gfo/Idh/MocA family protein, producing MQDDKPLRVALVGHGFMGAAHSQAWRVAPRFFDLPLQPRMNLLVGRDADRTSAAARKWGWAESATDWREAVTREDIDVVDIVTPGASHAEIAIAALDAGKHVLCEKPLANTVEEAQAMADAAARAEARGVRAMVGFTYRRLPATTHARNLVASGAIGTVRQVRAVYLQDWLVDEDSPLTWRLQQDEAGSGALGDLGAHAIDLAQYITGVPLAEVSGTLATLVPTRPVPEADQRGTGLGGGSAGSGNDAGPRGPVTVDDVALFLGRFEDGVLGSFEASRMATGRKNAFRLEVSGSKGAISFDLEDLNFLGFMDYTVPPDRQGFTRIMVTEPDHPYVSAWWPAGHSLGYEHGFVHQAKDFVEAIAAGTAPAPSFADGLQVQEVLDAVSRSAAKSSVWLPVR from the coding sequence ATGCAGGACGATAAGCCGCTGAGGGTGGCGCTGGTGGGCCACGGCTTTATGGGGGCGGCCCACTCACAGGCCTGGCGGGTGGCCCCGCGGTTCTTCGACCTGCCCCTGCAGCCGCGGATGAACCTGCTGGTGGGCCGGGATGCGGACCGGACCTCAGCCGCCGCCCGGAAATGGGGTTGGGCCGAGTCCGCCACCGATTGGCGGGAGGCGGTCACCCGGGAGGATATCGACGTCGTGGATATCGTGACGCCCGGTGCTTCCCATGCCGAGATCGCCATCGCAGCGCTCGACGCCGGCAAGCACGTGCTCTGCGAAAAGCCGCTCGCCAACACGGTGGAAGAGGCGCAGGCGATGGCCGACGCCGCCGCCCGCGCCGAGGCGAGGGGCGTTCGGGCGATGGTGGGCTTCACGTACCGGCGGCTGCCCGCCACCACGCACGCCCGGAATCTCGTGGCCTCGGGGGCGATCGGCACGGTCCGGCAGGTGCGGGCCGTATATCTGCAGGACTGGCTGGTAGACGAGGACTCTCCGCTGACCTGGCGGCTGCAGCAGGACGAGGCCGGGTCCGGCGCCCTCGGCGACCTGGGCGCGCACGCCATCGACCTGGCCCAGTACATCACCGGGGTGCCGCTGGCCGAGGTCAGCGGCACCCTCGCCACCCTGGTCCCCACCCGCCCGGTGCCCGAAGCGGACCAGCGGGGCACGGGCTTGGGCGGAGGCAGCGCTGGTTCGGGCAACGACGCCGGCCCCCGCGGACCGGTGACGGTCGACGACGTCGCGCTGTTCCTCGGCCGCTTCGAGGACGGTGTACTCGGGTCCTTCGAAGCCAGCCGGATGGCCACCGGCCGCAAGAACGCGTTCCGGCTGGAAGTCTCCGGCAGCAAAGGTGCCATCAGCTTCGATCTGGAGGACCTGAACTTTTTGGGCTTTATGGATTACACGGTTCCGCCGGACCGGCAGGGCTTCACCCGCATCATGGTGACCGAACCGGACCACCCCTATGTCTCCGCGTGGTGGCCGGCCGGCCATTCGCTCGGCTACGAACACGGCTTCGTGCATCAGGCGAAGGACTTCGTGGAGGCCATCGCCGCCGGAACCGCCCCGGCGCCGTCGTTCGCCGACGGCCTGCAGGTCCAGGAAGTCCTCGACGCCGTGTCCCGCAGCGCCGCTAAATCCAGCGTCTGGCTGCCCGTGCGCTGA
- a CDS encoding sugar ABC transporter ATP-binding protein yields the protein MSKSFAGVRALRGVDLDVLPGEVHCVLGQNGAGKSTLIKALSGVYVPDGGEIRWNGEPVQLARPADALALGIATMYQELDVVDGLSVTENIFLGHEDARGGVLRVRDARRRTRELLARLGHEDLSPSAEVGSLSAAGKQIVSLARALSRNARLIIMDEPSAILDSGEVANLFRVIRELTGQGIAVVYISHRLEEIRQIGNRISVIKDGYSTASSLPVVDTPRAELVRLMTGRDVANVFPPRRPPSSDAPVALQVEGLGLEGSFHDVSFTVRAGEIFGLAGLVGSGRSEILETVYGARRATSGTVTVEGRTLRPGSVRAAVNAGLGLSPEERKSQGLLLEEPIYRNVTLSTFARFARHGWLNERAEKKAARQQAEALQLSPPDPDRAARTLSGGNQQKVLLARWLIHGTRVLLLDEPTRGVDVGAKTEIYALIRSLAAQGVAIVVVSSEIEEVIGLADRILVLDAGRVLATGNADEMDEHAVLDLVLKGSAQ from the coding sequence CTGAGCAAGAGTTTCGCCGGCGTCCGGGCGCTGCGCGGCGTCGACCTGGACGTCCTGCCCGGCGAGGTGCACTGCGTCCTGGGCCAGAACGGCGCCGGGAAATCCACCCTGATCAAGGCCCTGTCCGGGGTGTACGTACCGGACGGCGGGGAGATCCGCTGGAACGGGGAACCCGTCCAACTGGCGCGTCCGGCCGACGCCCTGGCACTGGGCATTGCCACCATGTACCAGGAACTGGATGTGGTGGACGGACTGAGCGTCACCGAGAACATCTTCCTGGGCCACGAAGACGCCCGCGGGGGAGTGCTCCGCGTCCGGGACGCGCGCCGTCGGACCCGGGAGCTGCTGGCGCGGCTGGGACACGAGGACCTGTCACCGTCCGCGGAAGTGGGGAGCCTGTCCGCCGCCGGGAAGCAGATTGTCAGCCTGGCCCGGGCCCTGTCCCGCAACGCCCGGCTGATCATCATGGACGAGCCCAGTGCCATCCTGGACTCCGGCGAGGTGGCCAACCTGTTCCGGGTGATCCGGGAACTCACCGGCCAGGGCATCGCGGTTGTCTACATCTCGCACCGGCTGGAGGAGATCCGGCAGATCGGCAACCGGATCTCGGTGATCAAGGACGGCTACAGCACCGCGTCCTCCCTTCCGGTTGTCGATACTCCCCGCGCCGAACTGGTTCGGCTGATGACCGGCCGGGATGTGGCGAATGTGTTCCCGCCGCGGAGGCCGCCGTCGTCGGACGCCCCGGTGGCGCTGCAGGTGGAGGGCCTCGGCCTGGAAGGTTCGTTTCACGATGTGAGCTTCACGGTCCGGGCCGGGGAAATCTTCGGCCTGGCCGGCCTGGTCGGGTCCGGGCGTTCGGAGATCCTGGAGACCGTTTACGGTGCCCGGCGTGCGACGTCGGGCACCGTCACTGTGGAGGGCAGGACGTTGCGGCCCGGCTCGGTGCGGGCGGCGGTGAACGCCGGGCTCGGCCTGTCCCCGGAGGAACGCAAAAGCCAGGGGCTGCTGCTGGAGGAGCCCATCTACCGCAACGTCACCCTGTCCACCTTTGCCCGGTTTGCCCGGCACGGGTGGCTGAACGAACGCGCCGAAAAGAAGGCCGCCCGGCAGCAGGCCGAAGCCCTGCAGCTGAGCCCGCCCGATCCGGACCGGGCCGCCCGCACCCTCTCTGGCGGCAACCAGCAGAAGGTGCTGCTGGCCCGCTGGCTGATCCACGGCACCCGGGTGCTGCTGCTGGACGAGCCGACCCGCGGCGTCGACGTCGGCGCCAAGACCGAGATTTACGCGCTGATCCGCAGCCTCGCGGCTCAAGGCGTGGCGATTGTGGTGGTGTCCAGCGAGATCGAGGAAGTGATCGGCCTTGCGGACCGGATTCTGGTGCTCGACGCCGGACGGGTCCTCGCCACCGGCAACGCAGACGAAATGGACGAGCACGCCGTGCTTGACCTGGTGCTGAAAGGAAGTGCGCAGTGA
- the chvE gene encoding multiple monosaccharide ABC transporter substrate-binding protein, which produces MTRIKNVSAVFLAVGLAAGMSACAPAGSNADGDSEASSCNVGISMPTRSLERWINDGEGLKEKLEAQDCTVDLQYADDKTDQQISQIQNQVAGGAKILVVAAIDGETLGPALEDAKDQDVQVIAYDRLINGTEAVDYYATFDNYKVGQLQGEFIEEQLGLAEGKGPFNLEPFAGSPDDNNASFFFSGAWDVLLPYVESGQLVVPSGKSPASNDEWTSIGILGWQSVDAQAEMDNRLQSFYTGGEKVDVVLSPNDSLALGIEASLNSAGYEPGSDWPLITGQDADVANVKAMLADQQSMTVWKDTRELGSQVETMIMALVDGEDVEVNDTETYNNEVKVVPTYILDPQVVTKDTVQSALVDSGFMEAGDVGL; this is translated from the coding sequence ATGACCAGAATCAAGAATGTCTCGGCGGTCTTCCTGGCCGTCGGCCTGGCGGCAGGCATGTCGGCCTGTGCACCCGCGGGCTCCAACGCTGACGGAGACAGCGAGGCGAGCTCCTGCAACGTCGGGATCTCCATGCCCACGCGCAGCCTCGAACGCTGGATCAATGACGGTGAGGGGCTCAAAGAGAAACTCGAAGCCCAGGACTGCACCGTTGACCTGCAGTACGCGGATGACAAGACCGACCAGCAGATCAGCCAGATCCAGAACCAGGTCGCCGGCGGCGCGAAGATCCTTGTGGTCGCGGCCATCGACGGCGAAACCCTCGGCCCGGCGCTCGAAGACGCGAAGGACCAGGACGTTCAGGTCATCGCCTATGACCGCCTGATCAACGGCACCGAAGCCGTGGATTACTACGCCACGTTCGACAACTACAAGGTGGGCCAGCTCCAGGGCGAGTTCATCGAAGAGCAGCTCGGCCTGGCAGAGGGCAAGGGCCCGTTCAACCTCGAGCCCTTCGCCGGCAGCCCCGACGACAACAACGCCTCGTTCTTCTTCTCCGGAGCATGGGACGTCCTGCTTCCCTACGTGGAAAGCGGCCAGCTGGTGGTTCCCTCCGGCAAGTCCCCGGCGAGCAACGACGAGTGGACGTCCATCGGCATCCTCGGCTGGCAGTCCGTCGACGCACAAGCGGAAATGGACAACCGCCTGCAGTCCTTCTACACCGGAGGCGAGAAGGTCGACGTCGTGCTCTCCCCGAATGACAGCCTGGCGCTGGGTATCGAGGCCTCGCTGAATTCCGCCGGGTACGAGCCCGGCTCGGACTGGCCGCTCATCACCGGCCAGGACGCCGACGTCGCGAACGTCAAGGCCATGCTGGCAGACCAGCAGTCCATGACCGTCTGGAAGGACACCCGCGAGCTCGGCAGCCAGGTAGAGACCATGATCATGGCCCTCGTTGACGGAGAGGACGTGGAGGTTAACGACACCGAGACGTACAACAACGAGGTCAAGGTGGTCCCCACCTACATCCTCGATCCGCAGGTGGTCACCAAGGACACCGTCCAGTCCGCGCTGGTGGACTCCGGGTTCATGGAAGCCGGCGACGTCGGTCTCTGA
- the mmsB gene encoding multiple monosaccharide ABC transporter permease — MTTTTPEQAKAPLPPQAAAAKKRRRVDLRQYGILAALVVIILLFQVLTGGRLLYPGNVSNLIQQNAYVLILAIGMVMVIIAGHIDLSVGSVVAAVGAIAALAMNDWGMPWWAAAVLSLVVGALIGAWQGFWVAFVGIPAFIVTLAGMLVFRGVALVLLTGGTISGLPRPFNAISSGTLPSTGTPDLLTLGIGALASVALVLQQLKGRADLRRLDLPRERMGSFVFKNAVAVFAIMYLCYLLAYSRGLPIILILLAGLVLAYSFLLGRTVFGRHIYAMGGNLNAAMMSGVKTQWVNFLVFVNMGFLAGLAAVVNTARAGGAVASAGGGFELDAIAAVFIGGASVQGGVGTVVGAVIGGLVMGVLNQGLSILSVDAAWQQIIKGLVLLLAVVFGLSRKRNAR; from the coding sequence GTGACCACCACAACCCCAGAACAGGCGAAGGCACCGCTGCCGCCGCAAGCCGCGGCTGCGAAGAAGCGCCGCCGGGTAGACCTGCGCCAATACGGCATCCTGGCCGCACTTGTTGTGATCATCCTGCTGTTCCAGGTGCTCACCGGCGGCCGGCTGCTCTATCCGGGCAACGTCAGCAACCTCATCCAGCAAAACGCGTATGTGCTGATCCTGGCCATCGGCATGGTCATGGTGATCATTGCCGGACATATTGACCTGTCCGTCGGCTCCGTGGTGGCCGCGGTGGGAGCCATTGCCGCCCTGGCCATGAACGACTGGGGGATGCCCTGGTGGGCGGCCGCAGTGCTCTCATTGGTGGTCGGCGCGCTGATCGGAGCCTGGCAGGGCTTCTGGGTGGCGTTCGTGGGGATACCCGCCTTCATCGTTACCCTCGCCGGGATGCTCGTCTTCCGCGGCGTAGCCCTGGTCCTGCTGACCGGTGGCACGATCAGCGGCCTGCCCCGGCCGTTCAATGCCATTAGCTCCGGTACCCTGCCCTCCACCGGCACCCCGGACCTGCTGACCCTGGGCATCGGTGCGCTGGCGTCGGTTGCCCTGGTGCTGCAGCAGCTGAAGGGCCGGGCGGACCTGCGCCGGCTCGACCTGCCGCGGGAACGGATGGGCTCGTTCGTGTTCAAGAACGCCGTGGCCGTCTTCGCCATCATGTACCTCTGCTACCTGCTGGCCTACAGCCGCGGGCTGCCGATCATCCTGATCCTCCTGGCCGGGTTGGTGCTGGCGTATTCATTCCTGCTGGGCCGCACAGTGTTCGGCCGGCACATCTACGCCATGGGCGGGAACCTGAACGCCGCCATGATGTCCGGAGTGAAGACCCAGTGGGTGAACTTCCTGGTGTTTGTGAACATGGGCTTCCTCGCCGGACTGGCCGCCGTGGTCAACACCGCCCGCGCCGGGGGAGCCGTGGCTTCGGCCGGCGGAGGGTTTGAACTCGATGCCATTGCCGCGGTGTTCATCGGCGGCGCATCGGTGCAAGGCGGCGTGGGCACCGTGGTGGGCGCCGTGATCGGCGGCCTGGTGATGGGTGTGCTGAACCAGGGCCTGTCCATCCTGTCCGTCGACGCCGCATGGCAGCAGATCATCAAGGGCCTCGTGCTGCTGCTGGCCGTGGTGTTCGGACTCAGCCGGAAGCGCAACGCGCGGTAG